GTATGTGGTGTAGTAGGTCTGGTGACTTTAGTTTTCTCTTCCTAAACATCCCCACCCCAAGAGTGGCGACTGGTGGCGCTGGTTACGCTAGATTCCCTGTTCTAAAATTATTTTTTAGAAATGACACCAGTCTGTTTGGTGTAGTAGTTCTatttacataatttgaattgGAAAGTGCAGGAACCGGTGAAGGTTTGATGCCTCCCCGACACACATAGTCTACACATCTTCCATAATATTCCCCACCTAATACCCTTTCCAAGTAATATTGTTCATACCCCCCCCTTTCCCGGGGTCACGAACACAGGTCATCGGCCGACACATCCCTGACCACCAGTCATGTCACCCATGCTCAACCCTTCATCCTCGCCATCAGTTTGTAAACATGTTTAATAAGGTATTGACATTTTACCTCTGTTGTAATGCCTGACAAAGCCCAGGTATTTTCAAGAGTTGACTGCCATAACGACCCGTGTAGTTGTACCTAGGAAGATGACTACGAAGCTGGCTAGTGGTCACCGGGTGGAGGCCATGAGCGAGGAGTGGCTGGCAAAGATGGAGGAGGAACAGACGCTCTACAACCATGGTATGGTCCGCCTCAGGCCCGGAGGCTGGCTCTACCCGACGCTATTCACCAAATATGCTGACACCATCTACAACTTCAAGGTGTGTTGTCATTGTTACTCTGAGACTTGAATATTGGATATATACTTGTtccgagggggaggggggactgtacTTGGATCCCTCGCCCCTGGTATATATGTGGGTAACAATTGTATACACTTGTGTTCTCTCTAATGTATACTACAATAAGTTTCTCTTCAGTTCACTGAAGGTGACGTACTTGTGATGGGAATGCCCAGGTCTGGGACGACCTGGATGTTGGAGTTGGTGTGGACGATGCTTCACAACCCCGACCTGGACAACCAGAGGGCCGACCTGCCCATCTTCATCAGAGCACCGCATATAGAGTAAGACACTTATTAGTTTATCAGTGTGATTGTCTTCGTAACGCCTGGGATCAATGGTATAATAACTATTGTAGTCTGATTGCGCCTAGTAAATcggtaagattttttttttaaattagtcCTTGGCTCATTAAAGTTCTCAGAGCCCCGATTTAGATAGCTTTTCTATGGCAACTACTTTATTGTAATGATAGTTCAGAAAGTGGCAAAAAATTCGGAAATTTGTGGAAAACTCTGTTAATTTTGAAGACCAGATAATATTGTCGATGATTTTACGAATGTTCTTAAATATTTCTTATAAATAATTTTTAACTCTTTTATATCTCGGCCAAAAAAAGgcattatttttgtattttttggaTGAAATTTCATAAAACAGCTACACTGCTGCTTTACATTGCACCGGATGTGGATAAAATGGTGTTGGCTGCTTGAAAAGATATTTTAATCAGACTGGGTGCCGGTATATCTTTTACCATTTAAAGTGTTAGTACTTTACGTTCTTAGACTAGACCTAAGTTCGTTTGTTCAATGGTTGTTCAGATTAGTGCAtgcattttttttggggggggggggggaattttctGGGGACATAAtagttattacgactatatataactTGGGAGGGGTCAAGACGCATTTTTGCGAGAGTTTGTACATTTCTGTAATACGGCCTCACCCCAGCTTCATTGCAAAATTAGATAATGCATTAGGCTCGGATACCGTTTACCACCTTCGTCTTGTTTCACTGCATCATTTCTTCCGCCTCTAGTTGTGTGAACATTGTAACTGTTATTAGTGGGGAAAAAGGGGGTTGGGGATTGTAAATTCATTAAAAGATTAATATTGTTTAAGGTGGTACTGGGCGATGAGATTTTTTTATAAAATGTTTGGtagacagaggcacataatgggctctgggactgaaccccacaattcatttagctaagaaaGTTACaaacttgatgagctagttacaaaattcaataagtcatcacatcaacagtgggttcgagatcgacctcaagtacaggttctaaattaagcaactgacatatgtggagagctagtgtcaaaatttgtttgtcctgcacaccgccccccatccagtgggcaacggtggataggttacaatcacttcgttactacctacagttagcaaactggggatatttggctaaaatttctggtagcagatcattttgaatgaaatattgacacatcgctggaacattggttatagaattgtctctaaattcacgtatctttccgcactccatcacatagtgacggagggtgtgcgaataattttgttgacacctttTACATTTGAtcagtgccatttactgagtttgaattactcgcggccctaaacaaaggcataGCCAcatccccggtgaagatggtatcacttatgacatattgtgtCTGCTCCCTTtaataccagggaatcccctgcttgagctgtatagtgagctatgttactggagagcttcctaactcttggaccaacagtataatcattccaattcccaagccaaataaagtgctttccgcccaatttcccttactagctgcatttgcaaaacattcgagagaatggtcctaaacagtctcctccatagaataagaaccatgctatcccccagatatatggcttcatgcatggaaggagtgtgcatcattgcatcaccacctttcttaccttgcacactgaaaagtcatataccaccttcctagatcttaagtctgccttttgatattgcaaatagacatgttatcttgagtgagcttgcaagaatgaatattggtgatcggcttctttgttggatcaggggttacttatccaacaggaagtcatctgtatttttccaggggcataggagtgtaacaagagactttgaactaggtaccccacaGGGtgatgtcctcagtcctaccttatttaatatcttaataaacacgctgttaaactctctaccgagcaaacccaacgtccacatcattagctatactgatataatgatacacaccactgggtatgctagctTTTGGTATAAATGTCTACGTAACCTAGTTTGCACACGTGATGTTAATGCGTGCTTGACTGTGAAGTTGTTGCCCTCAACAGTTAAGTTTCAAAAAAATCATGTGATTAGTTAAGAACCATTCGGGTATCAGTTGCAATGTATGAAGGATCCTATATTTGTGCTGCTGGATGGGTTTATATAAAGAAATGTTACCAGAACTTATCGCATAACTGATGAATGGTTTAAGAAAAAACTGAAATGTATTGATtctgaagcaataaaattatttcgGTTCTGGTAAAGTTTAGTACTTGTAATAACAACATTCCAGCTTTGACATGATGCTTGACAGCAAGACCATAAGAAGCACTGTTGAGAATCCTCAGCCGATGACAGAAATGTTTCGTCAAATGTGTCCAGGCAAGAAGGTAGAAGACGGAGTGTTTCTGCAGATTAGCGAGGCTTTACCTGCTCCTAGAGTGATGAAGACCCACCTGCCCAGCACCCTCCTGCCGCTTACCCTTCCTCTAACCACGAAGGTCAGAGTTGGCTACTGTAATCTAATGGTTTTATGGGAATAAAATGGTTTGATTTGCCATCACTGCTTCATGGAGCATACAGGAAAATCTGCGACTGTTTGTAATCAAACGATTAAGGTGTTAAATTGGGTACAAAAGATAAAATGTTCAGTAAAAGTCGTCTAATCCAGCAGTTCCTAATGGTTCATTTAAAGTTTAATGGTTCAATCTAAATATTGGCAAGACTGTTTCCTTAaataacttgatcaaattttaaATGTGGGAGCTGTGTAGTGGACATGAATTGACCTTCCTTACCCTCCTTGAGCACCTACTACCTTTGGTTTACCTGTTGACAGGTTTTttccaataccccccccccccccacaccatccctgtTTGGTCCATTGTTTCCGTGAGGGGGGAGTTTGGTGGGCAGCTGCCGCCGGAGTGTGATACTCATTGGGACAGTCCTCtatccttttgtggccttgtgctcctgctgttaTCCTCACGAATTCTGCAGcgcgacttttccttttccttatgtttcgttttttctccctcttcctctttccAATTATTTGCTGCCGACTTTTTGCCTGTTTTGACTATTCTTTTTGGCCTTTTGATTTgtcgcccgggtgtttgaggaggcttaCTCTTGCACCCGTTGAATTGTGGTAGCCACGTCGCGAGCGAGGGTATGCTTTCATTGTCAATCCTTCTTTTGTCGCTGAACCTGATCTtgacagactgacggttcttaatgtGGTGTTTTTGAAGTGTGTACTCGTGACGCACCCCTAGAGGGCCCCCGGCAAGATtggcaacatgtctcttgttgggtgtcctgcctctaattgtgggtgtgggggcacattcgtgaatgaaggtCTTTACTCtagctttgtcacattcagcttctCTTCTACCTTCTCAAGCTCGTGggagtgggcgaccaagcccccgactcggattgttggaagaccgggctctgtaggctCCA
This DNA window, taken from Procambarus clarkii isolate CNS0578487 chromosome 7, FALCON_Pclarkii_2.0, whole genome shotgun sequence, encodes the following:
- the LOC138358337 gene encoding sulfotransferase 1A1-like, producing MTTKLASGHRVEAMSEEWLAKMEEEQTLYNHGMVRLRPGGWLYPTLFTKYADTIYNFKFTEGDVLVMGMPRSGTTWMLELVWTMLHNPDLDNQRADLPIFIRAPHIDFDMMLDSKTIRSTVENPQPMTEMFRQMCPGKKVEDGVFLQISEALPAPRVMKTHLPSTLLPLTLPLTTKVVYIARDPKDVVVSLFNHFCNVKFHNYTGTFDNFVKHFMNNDLLYCPYWPNLMMAWGQKDETFLHFVFYEDFKADIKKELATLNEFLGTNLSQQQLDNVAEHCSFSSMKARSEKDAANYHQGAQKNEGDFFRKGVWK